In the genome of Daucus carota subsp. sativus chromosome 9, DH1 v3.0, whole genome shotgun sequence, the window CGCCTGTCTCAATTAGCTTGAAGAATAACTATGGGCACCCTAATTATGGAAAATATTAATGCAAACTAGAGTCCTTACATACTGCATAAGAACGTGAAAAGTAATACAATGCACAAAAGATACAGGGAGCCTGCCTAGAAACCAATCTCAAAATTATGATGAGTTAGTGGCATGGTTATTTGTTTATCTTTGTGAGACAGTAATGATGTAGAGGATGATCAGGAATGACAGCACCAAGGAGCAAAAGATtgcatttaaattattttggagAATTTACCAAGTATAGTACCACTTTTTGGATcttatttgcaaatatactaccttctctaattacaggtatatatttttatatgtgcaACTAGAGATGATACCGTGGATATGGCAATGAAAGCTCTAGAACTATGGGCCGTGCTACCTTGCAAGCAAACCGCGCGCTAAGCCAGGACACAATTACAAATCGGTGCATATCTTAAGGGGGCAGATGGTAGCAAGTCAAGAAAGTTGCGGATGACTTACTTTTAAGTTTTTGCAAGCAATTGACGTTCTTGGAGAAAAGAGTAATTTACCGTAGAAATATTTGCTTAGGGAGGTTGTTTCAGTTGTTTTTTAGGTTGCAATATTCATTTTTCTGCAACCAGttgtaataaatataattttccaaAGTTTTTTCAAAGTTGCAGTTACATAGTTGCATATGCAAACACCATATTTGTTTTAAAGAAttacagtatttttgcaaaaattcttttaaacttggttatttatgaaaaaaacattttattttatataatgagatacaagttaaaattttatttatttatttgtaaatcGGAAATATTTATTACTAATACTGTGCAGAAGGATTATTTGTTGAATTATCGCATGCAGGTGCTAAAGTCATATACctatatataaacatttatTGTACACCAAGTAAGACTTTGGAGGTTTAAAACtgaaattatattcaatataaaattatgaacaatgccatattaatgaatttaaattttatttaataattataaacaaaaaattgtctcaaaatatttgtatgtaaaattaagagttctattttttattgaattattaaataagtgtTTAAAGTattacacacaaatatatatatatatatatatatatatatatatatatatatataatgaagcAATATTATTTAGTAATAAACTCTGTACATTACTTGTGAATTGATAAACTTGTCCACGTATATGCAATACATATATGCTAAGATTATAAATGtgaataaatttcaataaatttataatataaaaaataactacttataattcatttattttcCAAGACAAGTATAATCTAATAATgtgtttacaaaaatattatttttcacacaataaataaacttaaaaaaaaaagagtatataATGGGCCTGAATGGTATGTGATATGTAATGGACCTAAACATTTTTTGGCCTAGTTTTACATGTGCATTATGTAGTTGAGTTGTGTGGGCTCTCCATTATTTACCCACCACCTAGCACCTTCTGGTGTGTTCCAGAAACTTCTTATGCATCTAtgaacttaatttattttatatagttcgataaaagctaaaatttttatttatttattggtaaatcaaaaatatttattcctaatatatatatatagaaggaTTATTTGTTGACTTATCACATGCAGGTGCTAACATCATACACATATGTACAAACATTCATTGTACACCATGTAAAAATTCTCGAGGATTGAAACTGAAATTATAGTTAATATTAAATTCTGAACATTGCCAcattaatcaatttaaatttcatcaattaaaatttattaaacaaaaatttgtcaaaaatatttgtattcaaaataagatttctacttttttattgaattattaaataagtgtttgaaatatacacacacatatatactgtAGAAATATTATCTAgtaatgaattttataaattatgtgtaaatTTACAAATTCATCCATGAATATGCCACTAGTATACTAAGAATATAAATgtgaataaatttgaacaaatttttaatttaaaaaataagtactTATAATTCATTTATATTCAAAGACAAGTAtactataataattttttataatattattatttttcacacACTAACTAAACTCAAAAAAAGTATATAACGGGCCTAAGTCCTATGGGATATGTAATGGATCTAAAAATTTTGGGCCTGATCTGACTTTTGCATTACGTAGTTGGGTTTTTTGGACTCTCCTTCGTTTATCCACCTCCCAACAACTTAGGGAGAAATttcttatatatctataaaaacaCTCCATTTTATAGGTGATGGATATAATATTGTAAACACTATATCAAGTTATATAAACATTTCTTTCattattgttttcatttttaacaCCACTACCAAAAACATTCAAATGTGTGGATGTACTAACTCATTACCCATGGTTAGCATGCACCTTATTTTATTTGGTTGGTGTTAAACTATAATATGGATGTACTAActcttataataaaatatattgtggCATATCATACTCCCAATACCTGTGCAGGTACGTCTCACTTAGCTTGAAGAATAACTTATGGGCACCCTAATTATGGAAAACATTAATACAAACTAACGTCCTTTTACATACTGCATAAGAACGTGAAAAGTAATACAATGCATAAAAAAGTTATACAGGGAGCCTACCCAAAAACCAATCTCAATATTTTGATGAGTCAGTGGCTTGGTCATTTGTTTATCTTCGTGAGACAGTAACGATATAGAGTATGATCAGGAGTGATAGCACCATGGAGGAGAAGATTGAGGTTAAAACCGAGAATCCAATGTGTCGACAGTAGGAATCATAGACATTGCACATCTTGTGCCATCCTACATTTGAGTTTCCTTTGAGTCCTAAGTAGGCTGCTTCACCTGAGGCTCCAGTTGCCGAAGCTAAAATCCCTAAGAGTAGCTGAGCACAAAAATGCAATggttaataaataaagtattttacATGATGTCTTATAACTGTGTATATATGGAGATTTTCCATCACTTACCACATCTACGGAGAAAACACATGACATCAACTTTGTTGATGGTGTAGAATGTTTCACAAGTGCAAAGAAAGATAAGATGGTCGTAATTATGCTGTAGAAGCAAGTCACTGAGAGAACAGCTGACGAATATCTGAAAAATAATCCATGTCCGCAGAGGGTCATAAGCAAGAACCATTTGCATTAATTTTACTGTGCAAAACAAAAACTGCACTTACATGAAAGCTGGTATATCAGTGAATTCAGCTGCAACAGATGCTCCGTAAGGTGGGAAAGGCACCGGAATCCTTTCGGTTTGCTTACTGGTCACTAGAGCTACAAATGACGTTAGGGAGGTTGCAAACAAGAAGACCCTCAATATCACATCATGCAACACAAATTTGCTAGTGGTAGTACTGGCCTGACTATTCTTCTCAAGCTCTAGTTCCACTGCTGGGGATCTGGGACTGATTGAGGCCATGGATATTTTACTTTGTATTTTACTGTAAAACAAGAATGGATGCAGATGAGGTTGAGAAGATTTGTGAATAACTTGGAGCTATGGATCAGTATTTATACGAGTGTTCTCTGGATGCCTAGACAGCGAACGTTCTCAGTTCATCAACTTggcttaattaaaatattagaacaaGGAAACACATGAGTCAATTGTATGACTATAATAATTTCATGGTTAAATTAATTGCACTAGCTAGGAGTAAACTAATTCGCTTCTGGCAGCTGAATTAGTTCTGTTTAAACCATATTTAAATTCTAGTCAAAAAACCATATAATATAACGGTACCAGAAATATTATCTTAATAAAAAGAAACCCACGTAGCATATCAATTTTGAACATTGTTCTAAAAGTTAAAACGTTTAAACAATAGAAATAAACAAGCATTAGCACCATGTTTAAATTCTATTACGTACACAGAAGAAAAATGAAGGGGCTGCACATGTTTAATATTCTTCACCATGTGAAACACTCTATTAGCACCATTCACGTACACCAGCTAGCATCAAATATATGTGTAAAGTGTACCCATATAGAAAGTCTGGttatattaaactaaattacTTTTTTGTTCTGGGGACTTGGGAGCTATGCATTTGGTCATCGGACAAAAAAGCATGCATGACTTCTAATTCTAAATTTTgaaatcttgaaattaaaatataaacaagtaTGCAGCACGTAAAAGTATTTTGATGTTGAAAATTGTTGTGGGAGTTGCCATGTACaattaatgtatatattttactttGTGCTAAAACTGCTTAAAGTGAGGGATCCCGATATCAATGCAAACAAACTCGTATGATTTTTGCAGCGGAGGTATATTTAGCTGCATATAAGTGTTTACATGTCACTATATAACCATGGCGTATTTTGTTTAATGAGGGGTACAAATTAACGTGGAAAGATACCAACGCCCTTACCGTTCCTTTAAAGAGATTTGACCCAAGTACACCAAAATAAAAGGGAAAATATTCTGAGTTTTGATTGAAATGAACCTCTTAATCACATAAATAGCACCAACTAAAACATCTTGACTCAATTATCATGtcattttaatcaaaattccGTATACAATTTTATGCATGTAGGACTCAAAGATGGTGTAGCTCGTACTAATTTTGAAGTGTCATTATTGGGAAAGACAGCCCATTTTTGACCTAATTTAATTTTGACAATATAGagtagaatatatttaaatgagtgTGAAGTTTAATTTTGGCAAATTTGAACTGTCATTTGAAATTTTTGTCCTAATTTTAatctttaagaaaaaaatttagtgGTTTAGTTTTCAAGGTATtctgtcaaaaataaaaatgtcacAAACAATTATTTTTGACAGATTGACTAATTTTGATGTCCTTAATTTCAATGCGGGAGTCTGTGGTATGAAGAAAAAAAACGACAAAATTACAGAAATCCTTTGTAATGTAAGGCATTacaaaagtataaatttatacaatGCATGTACACAACTTTTGTACATATTAAAAACTTTTTCTTTAcctattcataaaaaaaatcacatctagccggatttattatattaaataattttagataatattatcATAGATGAGGACACATTTGTTTGGTTGGTCATGTTAACCTTCAAAATAAACATGACCAtaatatcttaaataaaataaatgaataagaCCCTTAGATGTAATGAAAGGGAGGTTCCCAGAGTTATTTGGTCGGGAGCATTTATTCCTCATAACAAATAGGCTATCTCTATTTctctatatatgtatgtatgtatgtatagtgTGTTATACCAACTCATTAAATAACAATTATCTTTGTGTATTGTTTAATAAACAAAATGGAAACAACTTGACCTCATCTGCTCAGGTGAAAAACTGTCTTCAAGTAGACTCTCctacaaaattaataaatagcTTTGTTGTTACTCGCTCTACATGATCTCTCATAGTGTAAAATTGTAGATTTGAGACTTGTGAAGGAGATTTTCACATTCTcaaatacttttaaaaaaattggttcataaatcaaattttttgtaataaccgaaatttaaatttcagttCATTTATAAAACCGAAATAAGTTCGGTTCAGTGTTTAAtagaaaattttgataattttagtttGAGTTAACGGagattttttttgatttggttTAGATTAACGGAATGCACACCCCTACCCACTCCTAATGAGGGGTGTGCAACCCTGACCGAGATCCTTTGTATTTACTAGGAGACTATTTAACTGGGGTTCACATTTCTGTTGGTACATGTGGTTTAAGTAAGACATATACAATATTAATGTTAGTGCACAAGAACAATTGACCTGAACTTTATAATTACAGAACTTCCACAATTAGAGTCTTATTAATACAAATGAAATATAAGATAAAAAGACAAAAAAGACTATCCTCACTAAGACTTGCCTTGCTTCAAAAACACAATAATCAAAATCTATGTACTTCATTCATTTTATATACTTAGATACAagataaacttttatttatttattcataaatgagaaatatttatttctaaaacTATGTAGAAGAACTATTTGTTGAATTATCACATACACTTGCCAACAtcatacaaacacacacacagatatatatatataaacattcatTGTACTAAAAATCTGGAggtttgaaactgaaattatattcaatattaaATTATGAACAATGCCATattaatcaatataaattttagttaatatttataaacaaaaatttacctaaaaatatttttatgcaaaACTAAgagttctaattttttataaaattattatataagttTTTCAAGTccacaacccccccccccccccaaaccaccaccacccccccccccccccccacacacatatatatcctagaaaaattaattagtaaaaaactctataaattagtTGTGAATTTATAAACTATATGCCACGTATATACTAAGATTATAAATGTTAATGAATTTGAAcacaattataatttaaaaaataactactTTTAGTTCATTTATTTTCCAAGACAAGTATAATCAAATAATTTGtttgtaataatattatttttaagaaactAACTGAACTAAAAAAAAGAGTATAGGATGGGCCTGAATAGTATGAGATATGTAATGGACCTAAAAATTTTGCGAACTAGTTTTACGTGTCCATTATGTAGTTGGGTCGTCTGGGCTCTCCATCAATTACCCACCTCCTACCAGGCTACCACCTTCTGGTGTGTTCTAGAAACTTCTTATGTATCTAtctacttaatttattttatttatttagataaaagaTAAAAGTTTAATTGTTTATTGGTAAGTCACAAATAATTAATCCTAATGTATGTAGAAGGATTGTTTGTTGAATTATCACATGCACGTGCTAcgtcatacacacacatattaatcagtttaaattttaaataatatttataaacaaatatttgtctaaaaatatttgtatgcaaaattaagatttctactttcttatttaattattaaataagtatTTGGAGTGtaaacacacacaaacgcacatacacacacacacacacacatacatatatatatatatatatatatagtgtagaaatattatatgatgacgaattttataaattacctGTGAATTTAAAAACTCATCCATGTATATTCCACAAGTATACTAAGATTATAAATGTGAATAAATTTGAACggattaataatttgaaattaactACTTATGATTCACTTATTTTCTAAgacaattataatataataatttgtttataataatatttattttcacaCACTAActaaactataaaaaaaacataatggGCCTAACTACTATGGGGTATGTAATTAATGGACCTAAAAATTTTGGGCCTAGCTAGTTTGAATTGTACATTATGTAGCTGGATTGTCTGGGCTCTCCATCATTTATTTACCTCCTAGCACCTTCAAGTGTGTTCCAGAAATTTCTTATGTATCTATATAAACACTCCATTTCATAGGTGATGGATATAATATTAAACACTAcaatttttcagttttaaccCCGCTATCAAAAACATTCAAATGTGTggattatttgttattatttctCCATCCATTGATCCTTATGTGAATGATTGTATTATTCATTTGATAGATGGTGTGTGTTATTTGTTATTCTTTGTCCATCCATTTGCTCTTCAAAAGTCTAtgttatgtgtttatatatgattATGATTGTTTATCGAAGGATAGAAGCCTGTATATGGACATTCATATTAATAAAGAAATAGTGCTTATTCTAATAACAAAAGTTTTTAAAAACcctttttaaaatgttttttgtcattttcttaaggaatataattttaattcttgATAAATGAAAACGGTCAATTTTCTTCTTAGCTTAAGTAAGGTAttagtaaaaatataaataaattgtcgcaatttttttaaattatgtgaagatatcatattgatattatcaATGAGCCTATAATTAtgaatctaaaattttataattattactatTCAGCTCAAATTTTTGATCTTTTTTATTGTCATTACATTAATCACTGAATatgttaaacaaaattataactgATATTTTTTTCAGGTAACTATAACCTTCCATTACAATCtttctaaacaatgaagaatatgCTCCAATCAATCAGGTATGCATACTAATTTTAATGATGTGcttattaatatacaaatttcaataaaaaattaaaatttgttttgactTCGTTGTATATAGTAGAATCattcatatacacacacacacatatataaactcgtaatagaattttatatatgcatcatctaaataataatcatctaagttctttctttttcatGATACTAGAATGAATCCTCAGTGATGTTGCCAGAGCTCTTGCACTGGATATTTTAAGTGTGGGAGAACACATGGCGGGCCTACTGGTATAACAGATCTGATTAGTTTATATTCTTAACTCATCTATgtacaattatatattaattaccattgtattatgtttttatatttcaGATTGCTGCAGAATCTCGTATTCCCACACAACTGGTTACCAAAGGGAGTGctatttttcaagatattacACATAGGGTTCTAGGAATGGCTAAACAGTTGTAAACCAATTTAGCATTTTCAGTAGTTGTCTTGTATATCTCTTTCTTAGGTTTGTTTACTTTGTAGGCCCTCATACTATTTTATTTCAGCTGAGAAAAATTCTTACTTATATAAGCAAATATAGTTATGGTAAATTGAAGACACcaatttatatatctattattGTACTACAAATAAatgttttatatataacaatgtTACCAAATTCCTGAAGAAGTATAATCTTCACAATCTGATATTTTAGTTTCCATATAAACTATGTTATCAATTTTGAGAGGAAATCTAACAAAGGCTCCAGTATTTTCATCAGTAATGATATCATCATAGGGAAATTATATGACTAGAGATTCGAATAAACTTGATCATACGACTCAATCAGAAGACAAGGATGAGAATTTATAAGGGTACAAACAAGAAGGTTTTACAATTTTCTACGAAGATGGGAAGAATGGCGACCATAAACATTATATTAAAAGTGcatgaatattatatgttacACTTGTAAACATGTACATGATTGCATATTGGTCATAGCTTCATTTTATCATGAAGCATGGGTAATTCCCTAAAATTTTGAAGTGGATGAGTTTTTAAAGTGGCAGATTGATGTTGAAAAATTCTTTGATGATCGAAATGGGTGTGCTAGCTGGAGAATAAAAAATTCCAATTGGTAGAGCTAAAATTAATGAATGTTGCTTCCATATGGTCGGATACTAgcatatatgtaaattatatgattGACATTGCTAGTTTGAATTGCAAGAATACTACAAtttaagttaagtaatttataataatgatCTTCTTAATCTGAGGGGCTTCCTCACGCCCATCAATCTGACAATATAAATTAACTTTACATCGCATGTCAGGCAGAGATGAAGAGATGCCAAGGAGGAATGAAGAAGACGGTATTTGGGGACAATTGTGTGAGCTCAAATATTTCGTTGAGATATTAGTTCATTTTGGTAGTGCAGAACAATACCATTTACGTTTTTAAAACTATTAATTAGTTTGGTTATCAAAAATGTTCAGATTCATTACCCATGGTTAGCATGCACCTTATTTTATTTGGTTGGTGTTAAACAATAATATGGATGTACTAActcttttaataaaatatattgtggCATATCATATCCCCACTACCTGTGCACGTACGTCTCATTTGCATTTGGTCATCGGAGAAAAAAGTATGCATGACGTCTAATTCTGAATTTTGAAATCTTGCAAGTTAATATATAAACAAGTATGCAGCACGTAAAATATTTTGATGTTGAAAATTGTTGTGGGAGTTGCCATGTACAAATAATGTCTATGTTTTACTTAGTGATAAATTTGCTTAAAGGTGAGGGATTGAGATATCAATGCAAACAAACTCGTATGATTTTTGCAGTGGAGGCATATTAAGGTGTATATAAATGTTTACAGTTAAGTCACTAACGATGACGCTTTGTGTTTAATGAGGCCTACAAACGTGGAAAGATACCAAAACCCTTACTGTTCGACCTTATAATCATATCCTCATAGAGTTTTGACTCAAgtacaaaagaaataaaaataaaaatagtttatgGACAAAATTGGGAATAaaattttcacaaaataacacatgttaaattttaattgaaatgaaATTAATCACATAAATAGCACTAATGAAAACATCTCACCTTAATTATTATGTTATTTTACGCAAAATTTAGTATACTATTTTATGCATGTATAGGACTCAAAGAAAAATGTCAAAAGTATGATATAGCAGGTACCAATTTGGGAAGTGTCATTATTTGAAGAACTGTTAGTTACAGAAGCCCATTTTCGACGGAATTTAATCTTGACAATATAGAATAGAAAATATTTAGATAAGCGagaaagtttatattttggcaAATTTGGACAtccatttaaaaaaattatgttcaaaTTTCGAATATTTTAGAGAAGATTTATCGAAATTTAGTTTCGATGGTATTCTGTCAAAATTAAAAGTCAAAAATAGTTATTTTTGACAGATTGACTAATATTGATGTCCTTAATTTTGATGTCCTCGATTGTgtcgaaaatatatatatatatatatatatatatatatatatatatatatttgacaaaaatatattgaaattagcttattttgaagaaaaaaaatctgTCAAAATTATGGGAGTCTTTGTAATGTACGacattacaaatatataaagtTACACAATGCATGTACACAACTTTCGTACATATTAAAAACTTTTACCTATTCGTAAAAAATTCTTATCTAGccacattaattatattaaataattttataccatattattaTAAATGGTTGAAGGACATATTTGTTTAGTTGGTCATGTTACATCAAAGTAATCATGAccataatatcttaaaataaatgattaagaTCCTTAGATGTAATGAAAGGGAGGTTCCCAAAAAGTTATATGGTCGGGATCATTTATTCCCCACAACAAATAGCCTAGCTCTATTTCTCGACTATCTATCCTCTGAGTACTCGATAAGGTCTCTCAGTTTCTAGGTAACACCTAGCGGCGCATGTAGTTGTCTTACATGAGACTGGGCTATTTAGTTGTCTCCAACCCGGGGATATATTTTTGTTCTTTCTTTGGAGTTCAAAATGCAAGTTCAGATTTACCTCAAAACTAGGGCTGGTCACGCATACACATTTCTTTCTCTGAACATTCTTCCACAACTTTAATGGGCGATTCTCCGTTTTTCATTAAAGTCAGAAATTACCCAGAATCATTGCATTCATTAGAAAAAGTTGAGCTCTTCGTAATGCTTAGTTTATGATTCAATTAACAGTCCTGAACTCAATTACCAATGGTTCGATGTCGTTTACCTTAGACTTGCTACTAGAGTCTGAAGTCCACTCTTATATCTTCCGTAGAGCTTTCTCACACTTCAGCAACATATCTTTCCAGAGATATGGTTCGATCAGAATTCTTGGTAATAAATCTTCGGGAAGAGCTACTTATTCGAGCATCATCGCTCGTATGCTTGCTTGATGGTTGAAATGTTGGTGGCGATGCATTACATTTCATAGTTGAGGACACAGGCTGCTTCCATATATGGTAGCAGGTGATTGACTTGATtggtattttaaattaaatagattcaTTTCAACACTCAACAAACAAATGATATTTGAAATAATACCAACTTCATACTACTCTAAGTACCAAAGAACAGTTTAGATAACTTTTGATTAAAGCAACTGATGAAAAATtacaacaaaaatcaatttaaagAATCTCtatgaataatataataaaaatataaaccatAATTAAGGTGTAATCTTTTGGGTACACCACCTCTTTCTTAGTGGTCATCTCTGATATCTTGTCATCTTCCTTATATTTTGAAAAGGAAATTTTGGTTTTCTTGACCCTTTCCACCTTGTAATAATAGCATAGGAATTATTAGGCTATTCTTAACAAAGTCTAACTAATATATGCGTTCACCATCAATGTTTTTTGGTACATAAGCTCCGACAAATTATTCTTGACAAAGCATGATTCAAATTCATGGTTATGCAGGAAAAACTGATTAAACAAATATACAAACCTAAACTCTTCTACCTTCATCATGTTTTCGGGTTTATTAACCACTGTTAGCCGAAAACCCAATGGTTaacggaatttgtatataatttataagaaattt includes:
- the LOC108202191 gene encoding CASP-like protein 1, translating into MASISPRSPAVELELEKNSQASTTTSKFVLHDVILRVFLFATSLTSFVALVTSKQTERIPVPFPPYGASVAAEFTDIPAFIYSSAVLSVTCFYSIITTILSFFALVKHSTPSTKLMSCVFSVDVLLLGILASATGASGEAAYLGLKGNSNVGWHKMCNVYDSYCRHIGFSVLTSIFSSMVLSLLIILYIVTVSRR